A window of the Microplitis mediator isolate UGA2020A chromosome 5, iyMicMedi2.1, whole genome shotgun sequence genome harbors these coding sequences:
- the LOC130668391 gene encoding probable serine/threonine-protein kinase DDB_G0282963: MAYVNVAEWKTVQVCEWLKGLDNSVLPYVHSFTNNKVNGQQLLNLRPEDLEQLGVIKLGHQEIIIEAVEYLRNFHYELDRENLQLLALRLSCQAHSLHNELFRQTDSKPLKTQTLSDVVGVMKTVKPLVRWLDRSPFSGQLEYNDKKSKLLKLSIEIATCAQRDRFAEKPIEEIRNSCGELAKLADYIIQDMTDPMILQPASLDLATLKKRPGDELGFYILPSFHGSHQIAEIKFSSPAHQCGKMEDGDEIVQVNYQTVVGWERKNVVELFNESPAEVLLTLKRRPRHTKVYGQIYIKPYRLPSNKKTCYTTRWQHNLPSPRPELLTIPDFSMPLPRNDATPKDPSPEPKNIINTASMLDTMATDSSESDSEVEPALSTRLYASKPRSLVQRRATITGASPTTKHAVDIELFWRELKQEHNTTFQLRDKAASCAHGLDSVPTSSLRPQTCLGIEPTKRKKKYDETNDDNKKIQLPKKLCSNESDPLATTTTNNSDINVPWKPSKEISTNNTSSTSTSSSNSNNYNNIIQDFKILTINNNDSESHNDKNYSTLVDTTTNATITTTTTTTTTSCSDISVDDSTTFSCSTLNKTDPINLSEQLLSDPDWEKENLQNITNNKMDSIDNDNETINDENLNNESRAKITTPTTSLNDNTIDRENNNNNNKFVPIENNNYNNNNDSDYELSASNNLNGKVMESIIKLSDNCSISRESSQDKSESASSYLEEGIYSSNSSHSSNYDSKILKSNFEDESICSIKSDKVIAEAETESLKNNDTDQLASIQVPLKSSSSNTTLNHKVPEELDSNIINKVRQTPPEPPPRKYFNKISPSNSNFISYNNSQVNIMKPKVPDRPDIKRDFNSETNFLPHTYNKQRRDCTTYEGYRNFVEKSTDFIDTELSTASESSTNNSQVYDKNYKQDKFNFEKYQLFSDKFSNSSLSDINNIHRVESVTTAVDLPDGATCSHHSQFLDNSKTRTLEKDKNNEKGVVNRAMMVARSIGLHSGSKICSSSPKSSRKRNILLAKRRNVSVKDIGIGDLEGWLTHRSRGAGGAWARSWFILKGSSLYRFKNQDSLKSDCLIVLNGFTASQASEVKSRKYSFKVYHTGTVFYFAADTDDYLSLWLDSINRATLGADTHNRTSGLFSETDESDTESKIKTKDTSLPLDHSKIHFGSLKKIGRKDSNSSNKNNNNQETSGASLDRKYLRFLGARTQNLPVPTAQFRSYRRVLPSSTPNKKQQQSAQSCLDSRVTVAGSSTFYGLSCSQSPVNVPNTPSSSNNSSYCQDMGDYRQTSERSYLTVTRNRPDDIRGFVTLEEFMLSHQNENNHHLSNNNNNRSTSPRSISSTHDYLNHHSNGHSYGFSSNGFATNGMIYGHPRNGHESPVNASRHCYNYTTHTSDEKSIPEHQVDINNGARFSHDVNNLTSSDEYSLRPSPLPRKLNEFIPNSSTNASCKIEKKVQQENVVYYPNKSNDSSSSYGRKNNNNKSSESGYSRDLNTTAMAKTARSHNDNGSSTPENLIKKKFSSLNRNNDSSSNVSQPVSRVFVRDNNNSCYSGSSGDLSYCTPSSETFERVRKETSVSRKASFNLNDKRHDNYSPSSFCSDKYWIVDSLKRSDSNKKTTTTSASEISRLKNVAQYQPPPIPTSPFEQDGMKAAFEMHLDKEHVQKATSTSRLKSFFGSKNLQKPTTLDVSKEPQKTLLGSPRLHRALFREKNTNHRQMIGKLHGSNSGHGDCAQGFSYNGQSYNHQNINSASSINDWRPDTPTSCYNTEECSSNHPLCQKLSSNSSSNDVNSTMILPPVLPYIPPPTSPPPPDDYPGLEYPPVFEPGTYTLSDASLLRTRSNKSRRGSNQHPKESF, translated from the exons ATGGCATATGTCAATGTTGCAGAATGGAAAACTGTACAAGTTTGCGAATGGTTGaaag GTCTGGACAATTCGGTGCTTCCTTATGTTCACagttttacaaataataaagttaatgGACAACAATTGTTAAATTTGAGACCGGAAGATTTGGAACAGTtgggagtaattaaattagGGCATcaggaaataataattgaggCTGTTGAGTACCTgagaaattttcattatgaattggatcgtgaaaatttacaattattggCATTACGTCTCTCCTGTCAAGCTCACAGTTTACACAATGAGTTATTTCGGCAAACAGATTCAAAACCACTTAAAACACAAACATTATCTGATGTTGTGGGTGTTATGAAAACAGTTAAACCATTGGTCAGATGGTTAGATCGTTCGCCATTTAGTGGACAGTTGGagtataatgataaaaaaagtaaattgttaaaattatctattGAAATAGCAACATGTGCTCAAAGAGATAGATTTGCTGAAAAACCAATTGAAGAAATAAGAAATTCATGTGGTGAATTGGCTAAACTTGCTGATTACATTATACAAGATATGACTGATCCTATGATCTTACAACCAGCAAGTTTAGATTTGgcaacattaaaaaaaagaccCGGTGATGAATTgggattttatattttaccatCATTTCATGGTTCTCATCAGATtgctgaaataaaatttagttctCCAGCTCATCAATGTGGTAAAATGGAAGACGGAGATGAAATTGTTCAAGTTAATTATCAAACAGTTGTTGGCTGGGAAAGAAAAAATGttgttgaattatttaatgaaagtcCTGCTGAAGTTTTATTGACATTAAAACGCCGTCCAAGACACACTAAAGTTTATGgccaaatttatataaaacctTATCGATTaccaagtaataaaaaaacatgttATACTACAAGATGGCAACATAATCTTCCATCACCACGGCCAGAATTACTCACTATACCAGATTTTTCAATGCCATTACCaag aAATGATGCTACACCAAAAGATCCAAGTCCAGAgcccaaaaatataattaatacagCCAGTATGTTAGATACAATGGCAACAGACAGTAGTGAATCGGACAGTGAGGTCGAACCAGCGTTATCAACTCGTCTATACGCGTCTAAACCACGAAGTTTAGTACAGCGTCGGGCGACAATAACAGGAGCAAGTCCAACAACAAAGCATGCTGTTGATATTGAATTATTCTGGAGAGAATTAAAACAAGAACATAATACGACATTTCAACTCCGTGATAAAGCTGCATCCTGCGCCCACGGACTTGATAGTGTACCAACTTCGAGTTTGCGCCCACAAACATGCTTAGGCATTGAACCTACtaaacgcaaaaaaaaatatgatgaaacaaatgatgataataaaaaaatacaattgccCAAAAAATTATGCTCAAATGAAAGTGATCCATTAgctacaacaacaacaaataaTAGTGATATTAATGTGCCTTGGAAACCATCCAAAGAGATTAGTACTAATAATACTAGTAGTACTAGTACCAGtagtagtaatagtaataactataataatattattcaagattttaaaatattaacaatcaATAACAATGACTCGGAAAGccataatgataaaaattacagtacTTTGGTTGATACGACGACAAATGCAACAATTACAACAACAACCACTACCACAACAACTTCCTGTAGTGATATTTCTGTTGATGATTCAACTACTTTTAGTTGTTCTACTTTGAATAAGACTGATCCGATAAATTTGTCTGAACAACTTTTATCGGATCCCGATTGGGAAAaggaaaatttacaaaatattacaaataataaaatggatagtattgataatgataatgaaacaataaatgatgaaaatttaaataatgaatcaCGGGCAAAAATAACTACTCCAACTACTAGTTTAAATGACAATACAATTGAtcgtgaaaataataataataataataaatttgtgcctatagaaaataataattataataataataatgatagtgATTATGAATTATCAGCTAGTAATAATTTGAATGGTAAAGTGATGgaatcaattattaaattatcagaTAATTGTAGTATAAGCCGTGAAAGTAGTCAAGATAAATCAGAATCAGCTAGCAGTTATTTGGAAGAAGGTATTTACAGTAGCAATAGCAGCCACAGCAGTAATTATGAtagcaaaattttaaaatcaaattttgaagatGAGTCTATTTGTTCTATTAAATCTGACAAAGTTATTGCTGAAGCAGAAActgaatcattaaaaaataatgatacgGACCAATTAGCAAGTATACAAGTGCCTTTGAAATCTTCATCATCTAATACTACTTTAAATCATAAAGTACCAGAAGAATTGGATAGTAATATTATTAACAAAGTACGACAAACTCCACCTGAACCACCGCCcagaaaatatttcaataaaatttcaccatcaaattcaaattttatttcttataataatTCTCAAGTAAATATAATGAAACCTAAAGTTCCTGACAGACCGGATATTAAACGTGATTTTAATtctgaaacaaattttttacctcaTACTTATAATAAGCAGCGAAGAGACTGCACTACCTATGAAGGTTACCGTAATTTTGTTGAGAAATCAACTGACTTTATAGATACTGAATTAAGTACAGCGTCTGAATCTAGTACTAATAATTCACaagtttatgataaaaattataaacaagataaatttaattttgaaaaatatcaattattttcggataaattttcaaactcaaGTTTAtcagatataaataatatacatagAGTTGAATCAGTTACAACAGCTGTTGATTTACCAGATGGTGCAACATGTTCACATCATAGTCAATTTTTGGATAATTCTAAAACTCGTACTCTCgagaaagataaaaataatgaaaaaggtGTCGTTAATAGAGCTATGATGGTAGCAAGAAGTATTGGTTTACACAGTGGGTCTAAAATTTGTTCTTCAAGTCCGAAAAGTAGCCGAAAACGTAATATACTACTTGCTAAAAGAAGAAATGTATCAGTAAAAGATATTGGTATTGGAGATTTAGAAGGATGGCTTACTCATAGAAGTAGAGGTGCTGGTGGTGCATGGGCGAGATCTTGGTTCATTCTTAAAGGCTCATCACTTTATAGATTCAAAAATCAAGATAGTCTTAAATCTGATTGTCTTATAGTATTAAATGGTTTTACAGCATCACAAGCATCTGAAgttaaatcaagaaaatattcatttaaagtTTATCACACTGGaacagttttttattttgccgCTGATACTGATGATTATTTATCATTGTGGCTTGACTCAATAAATAGAGCAACTCTAGGTGCTGATACCCACAATCGTACCAGTGGATTGTTCAGTGAAACAGATGAAAGTGATACggaaagtaaaattaaaacaaaggATACATCATTACCTCTAGACCATAGCAAAATACATTTTgggtcattaaaaaaaattggacgaaaagattcaaatagtagtaataaaaataataataatcaagaaACAAGTGGTGCAAGTTTagatagaaaatatttaagatttttagGTGCTAGAACTCAAAATTTACCAGTACCAACAGCTCAATTTAGAAGTTATAGAAGAGTATTGCCGTCATCAACACcaaataaaaaacaacaacaatcTGCACAGAGTTGTTTAGACTCTCGAGTTACTGTCGCTGGTAGTAGTACATTCTACGGTTTATCTTGTTCACAGAGTCCTGTTAATGTACCAAATACTCCCAGCAGTAGTAATAACAGCAGTTACTGTCAAGATATGGGTGATTATCGTCAAACATCTGAAAGATCATATTTAACTGTAACTCGAAATAGACCAGATGATATTAGAGGTTTTGTCACTCTCGAAGAATTTATGCTCTCACATCAAAACGAAAATAATCATCATTTAtccaataacaataataacagaTCAACATCTCCACGATCTATTTCTTCTACTCATGATTATCTTAATCATCATAGTAATGGACATAGTTATGGTTTCAGTAGTAATGGATTTGCTACCAACGGAATGATTTACGGACATCCAAGAAATGGACACGAGTCACCAGTTAATGCCAGTAGACATTGCTACAATTATACAACACATACCTCTGATGAAAAATCAATACCTGAGCATCAAGTAGACATTAATAACGGAGCACGATTTTCACatgatgtaaataatttaacttcaAGTGATGAGTATTCTTTACGACCCTCACCATTACCacgaaaattaaatgaatttataccaAATTCTAGTACCAACGCCAGctgtaaaattgaaaaaaaagtacaacaAGAAAATGTTGTTTACTATccaaataaatcaaatgattcttcttcatcttatggtcgtaaaaataataataataaatcatctgAATCGGGTTATTCACGAGATTTAAACACCACTGCAATGGCAAAAACAGCTCGCTCTCATAATGACAATGGTTCAAGTACaccagaaaatttaattaaaaaaaaatttagttcacTAAATAGAAATAATGATTCGTCATCAAATGTTTCTCAGCCAGTATCAAGAGTATTTGTaagagataataataatagttgttATTCAGGATCAAGTGGAGACTTAAGTTACTGTACTCCGTCATCAGAAACATTTGAACGAGTTAGAAAAGAAACATCAGTCAGTAGAAAAgcaagttttaatttaaatgataaacgGCATGATAATTATTCTCCTTCTTCTTTTTGTTCTGATAAATATTGGATAGTAGATTCATTAAAACGTTCCGAtagtaacaaaaaaacaacaacaacaagcGCTAGTGAAATATCTCGTTTGAAAAATGTTGCACAATATCAACCACCGCCTATTCCTACATCTCCGTTTGAACAAGATGGTATGAAAGCTGCATTTGAAATGCATCTTGATAAAGAGCATGTTCAAAAAGCAACCAGTACCAGTAgactaaaaagtttttttggcAGTAAGAATTTACAAAAACCTACAACACTTGATGTATCTAAAGAACCACAAAAAACTCTATTGGGATCACCAAGACTTCACAGGGCATTATttcgtgaaaaaaatacaaatcatCGACAAATGATTGGTAAATTACACGGTTCTAATTCTGGTCACGGTGATTGCGCTCAAGGATTCAGTTATAACGGACAATCTTACAatcatcaaaatattaattcagcTAGTTCAATTAATGATTGGAGACCTGATACACCAACAAGTTGCTATAATACAGAAGAG tgttCTTCAAATCATCCATTGTGTCAAAAACTTTCGTCAAACAGCAGCAGTAATGATGTTAACTCAACAATGATTTTACCACCAGTATTGCCTTACATCCCACCGCCAACTTCACCGCCTCCACCTGATGATTATCCTGGACTTGAATATCCGCCAGTATTTGAACCCGGCACTTATACTTTATCGGATGCCTCTTTACTCCGAACTCGAAGCAATAAAAGTCGTCGGGGTAGTAATCAACATCCAAAAGagtcattttaa
- the LOC130668398 gene encoding E3 ubiquitin-protein ligase RNF4-like — protein MSQPTTTILTAGRRRKRSQLGNGDSRSPSPEHYIDLTVDTPVSTRQRKQSSTNKSDSAGNVTANLNDTIVIDDNDSPVSRPSRPARQRKLTGLRCTVINNDTNMSTSSAGASVSAATAAAGTTSPSEVIGLKDHDMKDQTEEKSKIQRNDLHNESVTVLSCPICFEELMNSSLKPMSTKCGHIFCENCIQSSLSARKKCPVCMAPATLKSCIRLHL, from the exons ATGTCTCAgccaacaacaacaatactGACGGCTGGTCGTCGTCGAAAACGATCTCAACTTGGCAATGGAGATTCACGATCACCATCTCCAGAGCATTATATAGATCTAACAGTAGATACACCAGTATCAACAAGACAACGTAAGCAATCATCAACTAATAAGTCGGATTCTGCTGGTAATGTTACTGCAAATTTAAACGATACCATTGTTATTGATGACAATGATTCGCCAGTAAG TCGTCCATCTCGACCAGCAAGACAAAGAAAATTAACCGGGCTTCGTTGTACTGTCATTAATAATGACACTAATATGTCTACGTCATCAGCTGGTGCTAGTGTTTCTGCTGCTACTGCTGCTGCTGGTACTACTTCTCCATCAGAAGTAATTGGTTTAAAAGATCATGATATGAAAGATCAAACAgaggaaaaaagtaaaatccaAAGAAATGATTTACACAATGAATCAGTTACTGTGTTATCTTGCCCAATATGCTTTGAGGAATTGATGAATTCTTCATTGAAACCAATGTCAACAAAATGTGGTCACATATTTTGTGAAAATTGCATTCAAAGTTCTCTAAGtgcaagaaaaaaatgtcCAGTATGTATGGCTCCGGCTACTCTCAAATCTTGTAT